GGTGATCGTTCTCGATGGTCAGGCCGTCGAACAGCCACACGCGCTCCCGGCTGAGGTCGTAGAACTGCTCGCTCACGAGAACGTGGTCAAGCGACTCCCTCAGGTCCTGGAAGACGTGCGTGTAGTAGACGTCGCGGGTGTCGCGGAACTGCTGCAGCGTCTGCGCCGTGTAGAGGCCGTTGTCCACCCCACCCGTCGAGATGCCCAGCAGGTAGCGCGGCTGCTCGGTCACGATGTTCAGCGTGTTGCTGTGCTGACCGTCGTTGATGTCGCCGAGGACGATCACGGGCGTCGCCGTGGTCTTCATGACATCGGTGAGCAGCACGCGCAGGGCGGCCGCCTCGGCGGTGCGCCGGATCGTGGCCAGTGCCGAGCCGATGGCTTTCCGGTGGGGCTTGAAGGCGGCGGGGTCGGCGACGAACCAGTCCTCCTCGTCGATGCGGCTCGGCAGCTTCGACTTCAGGTGGGTCACGTACACCTCGGTGTTCGGCTGGTCCTCGCGCAGCATCACGGAAAGGTGCAGCACCGGCCGCGAGAAGCCGGAGATGCGCACATCGATCGCCGGCGACTGCACGTCCATCGGCCGCGTGCTCTCGAGGCGGAGGGCATCGGGGAAGTCTTGGATCCACTCGGGGCTTCCCACGAGGAGTCCGGTGCGCACGAGCGCCGCCGTCACGATGCGCGTCCCGTCGGCCGGTTCGGCGACGAGGTCGTACCGGCCCGCGAGACCCGACGCCGCCAGGATCTCGACCATGGCGTCGCGGTGCCAGAGCTCCTGCAGACCGACGATGTCGGCATCCAGCTCGGCCAGGCGGCTCCCGGTCCACGCGACCTTTCTCTCGTACTGCTCCTGGGTCCACGGCGTCTGACCGGGGTGCATGTCACGGCCGGGCAGCTGCAGGTTGTACAGGTTGAATGTGGCGACGCTGAATCGCTGGCGTGTCATCGGACGACCTCCCATCTTCGAGAGCCGCGACCGCAGGGCCCTGATACGAGGCCGGCGCCCATCAGCGCTCGGGCGCGTCGGCGACGCCCTCGGGGAAGTCGTGCTCGAGTTCGTCGTGGCTCACGTGCTCGCCGGGGTGCGGGCGCCGGAACGGCGGCGGCGCGGCCTTCTCGTCGAACGCCGGGCCCGGGGCCGAGCCGTCGTCCTCGTCGAAGATGACGTCCTCGTCGTGATCGATGTCCACCTCGGTGTACGGCTTCGGGCGCGGCGGCTCGTGCGCCGGCATGAAGGGTTCCGCGCTGGACATATGGTCAGTCTCCCAGCCGCCCATCGACGCCACCAGGGGCAAAGGGCCCGGCCGAGGGCGCCCAGGCGTGGCGTCAGTCGCCGACCGTGTCGCCGAGGTTCTCCGAGAGCCAGTCGCACCAGATCGACACGGTCCGCCACCGGTCGCGCACGTCGTCGAGCGCGCCGGGCGCCCACATCCACTCCGCGACAGGCTCGCGGCGCGAGACGGCGAGACGCTTCAGCCGGAGCAGATCGATGTGCGGATGATCGACCGAGAACCCGCGCGGCGCGGTGCGCAGCGCGTCGCCGGCCATGAGTTCGAATCCCGCGTCGCCGACCTCGTCGAGCGTCGCCTCGAGGTCGCCGACGAGCCGGTTGTCGTCGACGATCGCGCGGAAGCGCGCGAGCATCGCCGGGGTCGCCTCGTACAGCCCGCCGCCGAGCATGAGCCCGTCCTCGGAGAGCTGCAGATAGTGCGCGGGAGACGATCGCGTGACCATGCCGATCGCCAGCTTGTACGGGGACTTGTCGGCGCTGAAGCGCACGTCGCGGTACGGACGGAAGATCTTCACCGGCCCGAACTCGCCGGCGAGCTCGTCGCCGATGGCCTCGAACGGCGCACGGACGTTCCGCTCGTAGCGGTCCTTGTTCGCCGTCCACCACTCCTTGGTGTTGTTCTCGCGCAGTTCCGCATAGAAGGCGGGAGCGTCGGGGTTCAGTCCGGAGAAGTTCACGTCGCGATCGTAGCCTCGCTGCTGCGGCAGACGACAGGCCCGGAGCCGCCGAAGCGGACCCGGGCCTGATCAGTCGTGCGTGCCGGAGAGCTCAGAGGGCTCCGCCCGCCGCCGGCGGCGCGTCGGCCTCGACGGCGGCGCCCGAGGGCATGTCGCGGGCGACGAAGTTCTCGATGTCGAAGAGGTTCGTCGTGCGCTCGGCGATGGTCAGCAGCGTCGCCATCGAGGCGACCTCCTCGACCTGCTCCTTGAGGAACCACAGC
This region of Microbacterium thalassium genomic DNA includes:
- a CDS encoding endonuclease/exonuclease/phosphatase family protein, producing the protein MTRQRFSVATFNLYNLQLPGRDMHPGQTPWTQEQYERKVAWTGSRLAELDADIVGLQELWHRDAMVEILAASGLAGRYDLVAEPADGTRIVTAALVRTGLLVGSPEWIQDFPDALRLESTRPMDVQSPAIDVRISGFSRPVLHLSVMLREDQPNTEVYVTHLKSKLPSRIDEEDWFVADPAAFKPHRKAIGSALATIRRTAEAAALRVLLTDVMKTTATPVIVLGDINDGQHSNTLNIVTEQPRYLLGISTGGVDNGLYTAQTLQQFRDTRDVYYTHVFQDLRESLDHVLVSEQFYDLSRERVWLFDGLTIENDHLNEDDHKETGTGDHGIVKVAFRYRPAG
- a CDS encoding DUF2461 domain-containing protein, which produces MNFSGLNPDAPAFYAELRENNTKEWWTANKDRYERNVRAPFEAIGDELAGEFGPVKIFRPYRDVRFSADKSPYKLAIGMVTRSSPAHYLQLSEDGLMLGGGLYEATPAMLARFRAIVDDNRLVGDLEATLDEVGDAGFELMAGDALRTAPRGFSVDHPHIDLLRLKRLAVSRREPVAEWMWAPGALDDVRDRWRTVSIWCDWLSENLGDTVGD